Proteins from a genomic interval of Methanohalophilus levihalophilus:
- a CDS encoding pyruvoyl-dependent arginine decarboxylase — MIPRKAFPTKGTGVHRDKLASFELALRDAGIEKFNLVKVSSILPPNCSVVTKEEGLSDLSPGEIVYCVLARNQTDEPHRLIASAIGTAIPLNEENYGYISEHHSFGEDEETAGMYAEDIAATMLATTLGIEFDADSAWQEREQIYKARGHIFNTTNICQIAKGDKDGLWTTVVAAMVFVG, encoded by the coding sequence ATGATTCCCCGAAAAGCTTTTCCTACCAAAGGTACAGGTGTCCACAGGGATAAGCTTGCTTCTTTTGAACTCGCCCTACGGGATGCGGGAATCGAGAAATTCAATCTTGTAAAAGTGTCCAGCATTCTCCCTCCAAATTGCAGTGTCGTTACCAAGGAGGAAGGACTGTCCGATTTGAGTCCGGGTGAAATCGTTTACTGTGTTTTGGCCCGGAACCAGACTGATGAACCACACCGTTTGATAGCTTCTGCAATCGGGACTGCCATTCCCTTAAATGAAGAAAATTACGGCTATATCTCCGAGCACCACTCATTCGGAGAAGATGAAGAAACCGCCGGAATGTACGCAGAGGATATTGCAGCAACCATGCTGGCAACGACACTGGGAATTGAGTTTGATGCGGATTCCGCATGGCAGGAGCGGGAACAGATCTACAAGGCCAGAGGTCATATTTTCAATACAACTAACATCTGCCAGATTGCAAAAGGAGATAAGGACGGTCTCTGGACTACGGTCGTTGCAGCCATGGTTTTTGTGGGATAA
- a CDS encoding nucleoside 2-deoxyribosyltransferase, giving the protein MNVFLSGSIRGGRQKLSTYQQVAEIIENLGHEISTHHVADPLVEEKEVGMAESEIFSRDMYLLDRSDCMVAEVSVASTGVGYEVCSALNMGLPVLCIYEEGSTVSAMILGNTNANLHIGIYSDFQELEKIISSFFLSCIGK; this is encoded by the coding sequence ATGAACGTATTTCTTTCAGGTTCGATTCGGGGTGGCCGACAGAAGCTCTCCACATACCAACAGGTTGCAGAGATTATTGAAAATCTAGGGCATGAAATCAGCACTCACCACGTTGCAGACCCGCTGGTTGAAGAAAAAGAAGTCGGAATGGCTGAATCGGAAATCTTCAGCCGGGATATGTATCTTCTTGACAGGAGTGACTGCATGGTTGCGGAAGTTTCAGTTGCGTCCACAGGAGTAGGCTATGAGGTGTGTTCTGCTCTCAATATGGGACTTCCTGTTTTGTGCATTTACGAAGAAGGTTCAACGGTTTCAGCTATGATTCTGGGAAACACAAACGCAAATCTTCATATTGGAATTTATTCCGATTTTCAGGAACTGGAGAAAATAATCAGTAGCTTCTTTTTATCCTGCATCGGTAAATAA
- a CDS encoding pro-sigmaK processing inhibitor BofA family protein: protein MVGTEILLILVAIIVALIIWKILKTVKSMIINTILGLLIIFGGNIIFGLGISYSAVVILTCAIGGPIGAFLIILLDQIGIFNF, encoded by the coding sequence ATGGTAGGAACTGAGATACTTCTCATTCTGGTTGCTATAATTGTGGCATTGATAATCTGGAAGATTCTCAAGACCGTCAAGAGCATGATCATTAACACAATACTTGGTTTGCTCATAATATTTGGCGGTAATATCATCTTCGGCTTGGGGATTTCATATTCGGCAGTGGTAATTCTTACCTGTGCCATTGGAGGTCCGATTGGTGCCTTCCTGATTATACTGCTTGACCAGATTGGTATTTTTAACTTTTAA
- the lysS gene encoding lysine--tRNA ligase yields the protein MAEIRHWADVVAEEVLTKGNKHLVASGITPSGHIHIGNMREVVTADAAYRTLSDKGADARLIYIADTYDPLRKVYPFLDDSYEEHVGKPLSEIPCPCGDCGSYAEHFLKPFLEALGKLGIHPEIYRADEMYKTGMYNEAIKDALLNRDKIATILKEESGKEVTEDWSPFNPICNSCGRINSTKVTGFNPDTEMVSYDCECGDSGEVSIQGGGKLTWRVDWPARWKILGVTVEPFGKDHASRGGSYDTGKRITKEVFGYDAPHPIVYEWIMLGKEGAMSSSTGVVVSISDMLKVVPPEVLRYLIIRTKPEKHIRFDPAMPLLTLVDTFERLNSTEETSENDKTVLSLSHASGLCHTDIPFKHMTTIYQVAHGDFDKIMKIVERAGYDVDKEKCIKELTNNVASWLDMFAPDMVKFSVQENMPPEAATLTDEQRAFLQAMAESLQAADELDGSDYHNLIYSAKEETGELHQRIKEILAVDELSLSPKTLFKAIYLSVLGQASGPKAGWFLSSLEKDFLAERFAEAAEFRP from the coding sequence ATGGCAGAAATCAGGCACTGGGCAGACGTAGTGGCAGAAGAAGTCCTGACCAAAGGAAACAAGCATCTTGTAGCAAGTGGAATTACACCTTCAGGACACATCCATATCGGAAATATGCGAGAGGTTGTAACCGCAGATGCAGCATACCGTACCCTTTCGGACAAAGGAGCCGATGCCAGGTTGATCTATATTGCGGATACCTACGACCCATTAAGAAAGGTCTACCCATTCCTTGATGACAGTTATGAGGAACATGTAGGCAAACCACTTTCCGAAATACCATGCCCATGTGGGGATTGTGGAAGCTATGCAGAACATTTCCTGAAACCTTTCCTTGAAGCTCTCGGCAAACTTGGCATCCATCCGGAAATTTACCGTGCTGATGAAATGTACAAGACCGGCATGTATAACGAAGCTATCAAGGACGCGCTTCTTAACCGTGATAAGATTGCGACAATCCTGAAAGAGGAATCCGGCAAGGAAGTTACCGAAGACTGGAGTCCCTTCAACCCTATTTGTAACAGTTGTGGAAGAATCAACAGCACAAAGGTAACCGGTTTTAATCCGGATACCGAAATGGTTTCCTATGATTGTGAATGCGGTGATTCCGGAGAAGTTTCTATTCAGGGTGGCGGGAAATTAACATGGCGTGTTGACTGGCCTGCCCGCTGGAAAATACTTGGTGTTACAGTTGAACCATTCGGAAAAGACCATGCTTCCCGTGGTGGCTCTTATGATACTGGAAAGAGAATCACAAAAGAGGTATTCGGATATGACGCGCCACACCCCATCGTCTATGAATGGATTATGTTAGGCAAAGAAGGTGCAATGTCCTCATCCACAGGCGTTGTAGTATCCATTTCAGACATGCTGAAAGTTGTGCCTCCGGAAGTTTTGAGATATCTTATCATCCGCACAAAACCGGAAAAGCATATACGCTTCGACCCGGCAATGCCATTGCTGACACTCGTGGACACTTTTGAACGCCTCAACTCCACCGAAGAGACTTCAGAAAACGACAAGACCGTACTTAGTCTTTCACACGCATCCGGCCTCTGTCACACCGACATCCCATTCAAGCATATGACAACTATTTATCAGGTTGCACACGGTGATTTTGACAAAATCATGAAAATCGTGGAACGCGCCGGCTACGATGTAGATAAAGAGAAATGCATAAAGGAACTGACAAACAACGTCGCTTCCTGGCTTGATATGTTCGCACCTGATATGGTTAAGTTCAGTGTGCAGGAGAACATGCCCCCTGAAGCTGCTACTCTCACAGATGAGCAGCGTGCGTTTTTGCAGGCAATGGCAGAATCCCTGCAGGCAGCAGACGAACTGGATGGCTCTGATTATCACAATTTGATCTATTCCGCAAAGGAAGAAACAGGCGAACTTCACCAGCGTATCAAGGAAATACTCGCAGTGGATGAACTCTCACTAAGCCCGAAGACTCTCTTTAAGGCAATCTATCTTTCCGTTCTGGGTCAGGCTTCCGGGCCAAAAGCAGGCTGGTTCCTCTCTTCCCTTGAGAAAGATTTCCTCGCCGAACGGTTTGCCGAAGCTGCTGAATTCCGGCCATGA
- a CDS encoding decarboxylase, with amino-acid sequence MAVPEPRFVLSKNVVLEQYHKVESIADIVSYSSKTNQKVSRILEDNTDCLFSVHMENELKHVRDMSRILFLSQGWTQDKIEELYNLGIRYFVVDNESDLDILLETLENRDWKINLMLRLKLKENSLRTERFFVFGMPSAVINQRIGELKENPKIDKLGIHFHRKTQNVSEWKLQRDIENVLSPETIDAIDILNIGGGLPSKYANSNADVIVGIFKRVTDFRDYLHGKNVQLMIEPGRFIAAPAGKLVTHVTGVYDNNVIVNASVYNSDMDAILVPVKLRVEGELDNKSGEPFVIKGCTPCSMDLFRYRVYLGKKPEIGDTITFINAGAYNFRSDFCDLEEIETEIVE; translated from the coding sequence ATGGCCGTACCTGAACCCAGATTTGTCCTTTCAAAAAACGTTGTCCTTGAGCAATATCATAAAGTTGAGAGTATTGCTGATATTGTATCCTACAGCTCCAAAACCAACCAGAAAGTCAGCCGTATTCTTGAAGATAACACAGATTGTCTTTTTAGTGTCCACATGGAAAACGAACTCAAGCATGTCCGGGACATGTCCAGAATATTATTCCTTTCACAGGGATGGACACAGGATAAAATTGAAGAACTTTACAACCTCGGAATCCGCTATTTCGTGGTGGACAATGAATCCGATCTGGACATCCTGCTTGAAACCCTTGAAAACAGGGATTGGAAAATCAATCTCATGCTTCGCCTCAAGCTGAAGGAAAACTCCCTTCGCACAGAGCGCTTTTTTGTGTTTGGAATGCCATCAGCGGTTATCAACCAGCGCATTGGTGAATTAAAAGAGAATCCAAAAATCGATAAACTGGGAATTCACTTCCACAGGAAAACCCAGAATGTCAGCGAGTGGAAATTACAGCGTGACATCGAAAATGTTCTTTCCCCGGAAACAATTGATGCAATTGACATCTTGAATATCGGTGGCGGATTGCCTTCAAAATACGCCAACAGCAACGCCGATGTTATTGTCGGCATATTCAAACGTGTTACAGATTTCAGGGATTACCTGCACGGTAAAAACGTGCAGTTGATGATTGAACCCGGAAGGTTTATCGCTGCGCCTGCCGGGAAACTTGTAACACATGTCACCGGTGTTTACGACAATAATGTCATCGTGAATGCTTCCGTTTACAACAGCGATATGGATGCAATTCTTGTTCCTGTAAAACTGCGTGTTGAAGGTGAGCTTGACAACAAATCCGGCGAACCTTTTGTTATCAAGGGCTGCACCCCATGCTCAATGGACCTGTTCAGGTACCGGGTTTACCTTGGAAAAAAGCCGGAAATCGGGGACACGATTACTTTTATCAATGCAGGAGCTTACAACTTCAGGTCCGATTTCTGTGATCTGGAAGAGATTGAAACTGAGATAGTTGAATAA
- a CDS encoding class I SAM-dependent methyltransferase — translation MTKKPHFDAWEEEHRHVRWTEARNLPEIKSFLRDNSKILDVGCGKGRYCLPLSKDHELYGTDISIEALRNLRKKSEGRDISLPLFHSSATHIPFKDNSFNAAICTGVLQHLLENERTEAAGEISRILKPEGILFFEAFGRGDFRYGGEEVEPHTFSRKNCIIYHYFTKEELKELFSGFEFIDLKEEKREKNFHGNKYSRHSISFVARKLV, via the coding sequence ATGACAAAAAAGCCGCACTTTGACGCCTGGGAAGAAGAACACAGGCATGTGCGCTGGACAGAAGCACGCAATCTTCCTGAAATCAAGAGCTTTCTTCGGGATAATTCGAAGATTCTGGACGTAGGGTGCGGGAAGGGAAGATACTGCCTCCCCCTTTCAAAAGATCATGAACTCTACGGAACAGACATTTCCATTGAAGCTTTGAGAAATTTGCGGAAAAAATCTGAAGGCAGGGATATTTCGTTGCCCCTGTTTCACTCAAGTGCCACTCACATCCCTTTCAAGGACAACTCGTTCAACGCAGCAATCTGTACCGGAGTCCTGCAGCATCTCCTTGAAAATGAGAGGACGGAAGCTGCAGGTGAAATTTCCCGCATTCTCAAACCAGAAGGCATCTTATTTTTCGAAGCCTTCGGAAGAGGTGATTTCCGCTATGGTGGAGAGGAAGTAGAACCTCACACTTTTTCCCGGAAAAACTGTATAATCTATCACTATTTTACAAAAGAAGAACTTAAAGAACTGTTCTCCGGGTTTGAGTTTATTGATTTAAAAGAAGAAAAAAGGGAAAAGAATTTTCACGGGAATAAGTATTCCCGTCATTCAATTTCCTTTGTGGCCAGAAAACTCGTTTAA
- a CDS encoding DUF3656 domain-containing U32 family peptidase: MMKKPELLAPVGDWDSLVAAVENGADAVYMGSDLFSARAYATNFSEEELEEAIDFVHIRGVKAYVTVNTLIKDSEFEDAIDLLYQICNMGADAVIVQDIGLLSEALQAYPELPLHASTQMTAHNIPSVELLAEMGVKRIVLSREMSFESIKNLKETCGIEIEVFVHGALCICYSGQCLMSSMIGGRSGNRGYCAQPCRRKYELTKNGQEIETPGDYLLSPQDLCAASMIPELIEAGVDSFKIEGRMKRPEYVAGVVRMYRTFIDRYVESPESYYVSEDEIEDLMQLFNRGFTSAYLEGQDRGMMSRENPANRGLELGKVIGYNRNYGQVRVKLQRALKQGDGISIGETGIHATTIYRNGKRIKEAFPGDIVEISSPMVENEKFVFKTSDFSQIDTLQKTYTSPHPLRKIPVDIEARIKVGNPIEIRMKDTDSLSVQVSSDFDVEEAKSRPMDSEKIEEQLRKLGNTIFEASSINVEIEGNVFVPLKALNNLRNEAAEILAEKRAESSHRACELYILPEFSIDYSEEVPSLSVAVSSFKGAEEAVLGGANTIYFDYPISPVDFKRARFLCQEHRCRLYLFTPRICMDSEMADVLKVFEMAVECDGIIASNAGVLNLAHQRGIPVIADSPLNVFNSYSSSFLKGKGSVMSTVSPELTLEEINEIAMSFESEAIVEGRLELMVSEYCLLAELLGCSGPSESICKKARYEFVDEKGFSFPVITDEHCRTHILNSKKLSMLGKLQDIIDAGVRSIRIDARWDEDDIMGVTSAYRKALDAGKMVERKGKIYTRGHYYRGVL; the protein is encoded by the coding sequence ATGATGAAAAAACCTGAATTACTTGCCCCGGTTGGAGACTGGGACTCGCTGGTTGCGGCTGTTGAAAATGGCGCAGATGCTGTTTACATGGGAAGTGATCTGTTCAGTGCCCGGGCCTACGCAACCAATTTTTCTGAAGAGGAGCTTGAAGAAGCCATTGATTTTGTCCACATCCGGGGAGTGAAAGCTTATGTCACTGTCAACACCCTGATAAAAGACAGTGAATTCGAAGATGCCATTGATTTGCTTTACCAGATTTGCAATATGGGTGCAGATGCTGTGATTGTTCAGGATATCGGCCTGCTCAGTGAAGCCCTGCAAGCCTATCCAGAACTTCCTCTTCATGCAAGTACCCAGATGACAGCACACAATATCCCTTCTGTTGAACTGCTCGCGGAAATGGGAGTAAAACGAATTGTACTTTCACGTGAAATGAGCTTTGAATCCATCAAAAACCTGAAAGAAACCTGTGGGATTGAAATCGAGGTTTTTGTTCACGGGGCTCTTTGCATCTGCTATTCCGGGCAATGCCTGATGAGCAGTATGATCGGGGGCAGAAGCGGTAACAGGGGATACTGTGCACAACCATGCCGTCGCAAATATGAGCTTACCAAAAACGGACAGGAAATTGAAACCCCGGGAGATTACCTGCTGAGTCCGCAGGATCTCTGTGCAGCTTCCATGATTCCTGAACTCATTGAAGCAGGTGTGGATTCTTTCAAGATAGAAGGTCGGATGAAAAGACCGGAGTATGTTGCCGGTGTTGTACGGATGTATCGTACTTTCATTGACAGGTATGTTGAATCCCCGGAGTCCTATTATGTGTCAGAAGATGAGATTGAGGATCTGATGCAGTTGTTCAATCGTGGTTTTACTTCTGCTTATCTTGAAGGGCAAGATCGTGGGATGATGAGTAGGGAAAATCCGGCAAACCGTGGATTGGAATTGGGTAAAGTAATCGGTTACAATCGTAACTATGGGCAGGTCAGGGTAAAACTACAACGCGCATTAAAGCAGGGAGACGGCATTTCTATCGGGGAAACCGGCATCCATGCAACTACTATTTATCGGAATGGGAAAAGGATCAAAGAGGCTTTTCCCGGAGATATTGTTGAAATCTCGTCCCCAATGGTAGAAAACGAGAAGTTTGTTTTCAAAACCTCCGATTTTTCACAAATTGATACTCTTCAAAAGACCTATACATCACCTCACCCTTTGCGAAAAATTCCTGTTGATATTGAGGCAAGGATCAAAGTGGGAAATCCAATTGAAATCCGGATGAAGGATACGGATTCACTTTCAGTTCAGGTCTCATCTGATTTTGATGTTGAAGAAGCAAAAAGCAGGCCTATGGATTCTGAAAAGATTGAAGAACAGCTACGTAAACTTGGAAATACCATCTTTGAAGCTAGTAGCATAAACGTTGAAATTGAAGGCAATGTTTTTGTTCCCCTGAAAGCACTCAATAATCTTCGTAATGAAGCTGCTGAGATACTTGCGGAGAAACGTGCTGAATCCTCTCATCGTGCTTGTGAATTATACATTCTACCTGAGTTTTCGATAGACTATAGTGAAGAAGTCCCTTCTCTATCGGTTGCGGTTTCTTCCTTCAAAGGTGCTGAAGAGGCAGTACTTGGCGGTGCAAATACTATATATTTTGATTATCCGATTTCACCAGTGGATTTCAAGCGTGCGCGGTTCCTCTGTCAGGAACACAGATGCAGGCTCTATCTCTTTACTCCGCGTATATGCATGGATTCAGAAATGGCAGATGTTCTGAAAGTCTTTGAAATGGCCGTCGAATGCGATGGTATTATAGCATCCAATGCAGGAGTTCTCAATCTCGCCCACCAACGAGGAATTCCGGTAATAGCAGATTCGCCACTGAATGTTTTCAATAGCTATTCCTCTTCTTTCCTGAAAGGAAAAGGCAGCGTAATGTCCACGGTCTCACCGGAATTGACTCTTGAGGAAATCAATGAAATTGCAATGTCATTTGAGTCGGAGGCAATTGTTGAGGGAAGACTGGAACTCATGGTCTCCGAATACTGCCTCCTTGCAGAACTTCTGGGTTGCAGTGGACCATCAGAGAGTATCTGCAAAAAAGCAAGGTATGAGTTTGTGGATGAGAAAGGTTTTTCTTTCCCGGTCATCACGGATGAACATTGCAGGACTCATATCCTTAACTCAAAGAAACTCAGCATGCTTGGAAAATTACAGGATATCATAGATGCGGGTGTAAGAAGTATCCGCATCGATGCCAGGTGGGATGAAGACGACATCATGGGAGTAACATCTGCTTACAGGAAAGCTCTGGATGCTGGAAAAATGGTAGAGAGGAAAGGCAAAATCTATACGAGAGGTCACTATTACAGAGGAGTCCTATGA
- a CDS encoding deoxyhypusine synthase family protein: MVQVKDLQWKKDMRVSELVDSYEYVGFQSVELQRASDVIVKMKKDSAKVFLTFTSNMVTSGLRGFFAQLIKLGIADVIVTTVGGLEEDIMKATGEVFRIGNFQTDDVELHEQGINRVGNLLIQNESYMNFEDMITDILEKLYEKQNRWTVSEMLREIGLLLDDPHSILYQAARNNVPIFCPAITDGAFGFHLYLFQQDHPDFVVDVVKDFGNILYATSHDDRKGVIALGGSISKHHAILSTLLNGGAEYAVYMTTAHRTSGSMSGANTNEAKSWGKVKDESDVATVIGDVSITFPLAMIRALDELESEGLLKN, encoded by the coding sequence ATGGTTCAGGTAAAGGATCTTCAATGGAAAAAAGACATGCGTGTCTCCGAACTGGTTGACTCCTACGAGTATGTCGGATTCCAGAGTGTTGAATTGCAGCGTGCTTCAGACGTTATCGTCAAGATGAAAAAGGATTCAGCGAAGGTATTCCTTACATTCACATCCAACATGGTCACATCCGGCCTGAGAGGATTTTTCGCGCAACTCATCAAACTGGGAATTGCCGATGTTATTGTGACAACCGTAGGTGGCCTTGAAGAAGACATTATGAAAGCTACCGGAGAAGTGTTCAGGATAGGAAATTTCCAGACGGACGATGTGGAACTCCATGAGCAGGGAATCAATCGTGTTGGAAACCTGCTGATCCAGAATGAAAGCTACATGAATTTTGAAGACATGATTACCGACATTCTCGAAAAACTGTATGAAAAACAAAACCGTTGGACTGTTTCCGAAATGCTCAGGGAAATCGGCCTCTTGCTGGATGACCCTCACTCCATCCTTTATCAGGCTGCACGAAATAATGTCCCGATATTCTGCCCTGCAATAACAGACGGAGCCTTTGGATTCCATCTATACCTATTCCAGCAGGATCACCCCGATTTCGTGGTTGACGTTGTCAAGGATTTCGGAAATATCCTGTATGCGACAAGCCATGATGACAGGAAGGGGGTTATCGCACTTGGAGGATCTATTTCCAAGCACCATGCTATTCTTTCCACATTACTCAATGGTGGTGCGGAATATGCGGTTTACATGACAACAGCACACCGAACTTCCGGCAGCATGTCCGGTGCCAACACAAATGAAGCAAAATCCTGGGGGAAGGTAAAGGACGAAAGTGATGTGGCAACCGTCATCGGGGATGTGAGCATTACTTTCCCTCTTGCCATGATCAGGGCACTGGATGAACTTGAAAGTGAAGGACTACTGAAAAACTAA